A window of Microcystis aeruginosa FD4 contains these coding sequences:
- a CDS encoding dual OB domain-containing protein has translation MEIICLANSYKHHERCIAGIDRESGQWVRPISELEDGRIPLDNNFIQTSKIRILDILSIPIDSERKSGYEIENIGYKNLPWQIIGKAAVANLLQFCEGDLLYPDYRKSIPYQYLKSQAPVRTLQLIEAKSFCCRKNSRGKWRGIIADAQYDFADFDLSITDPIILEKLDREEEISPHCLICLSLGQPWQPDANLPLSCYRLIAGVVELVPEIRLIATEMERLSWSREQGKEYLKEKFGKVSRYQLTENEAKQFLDFLRSGGKI, from the coding sequence ATGGAGATAATTTGTCTGGCTAATTCTTATAAACATCATGAAAGATGTATTGCGGGAATAGATCGAGAGTCGGGTCAGTGGGTTAGACCGATTTCAGAGTTAGAGGACGGCAGAATACCCCTAGACAATAACTTTATTCAGACTAGCAAAATTCGTATTTTGGATATCCTCAGTATTCCTATCGACAGCGAGAGAAAATCTGGCTATGAAATTGAGAATATTGGTTACAAGAACTTACCTTGGCAAATTATTGGTAAAGCAGCGGTCGCCAATCTTTTACAGTTTTGCGAGGGCGATTTATTATATCCCGATTACAGAAAGTCGATACCTTATCAATATCTGAAATCTCAAGCTCCAGTACGCACTCTCCAATTGATTGAGGCAAAATCATTCTGCTGCCGTAAAAACAGCAGGGGGAAATGGCGGGGGATTATTGCTGATGCTCAGTATGATTTCGCAGATTTTGATCTTAGCATCACCGATCCGATAATTCTAGAGAAACTCGATCGAGAGGAAGAAATAAGCCCTCACTGTTTAATCTGCCTCAGTCTCGGACAGCCCTGGCAGCCCGATGCCAATCTTCCTCTATCATGCTATCGTTTGATCGCGGGAGTGGTTGAACTTGTGCCTGAAATTCGACTCATCGCTACGGAAATGGAGAGATTATCTTGGAGCAGAGAACAGGGTAAGGAATATTTAAAAGAAAAATTTGGCAAGGTTTCCCGCTATCAACTTACTGAGAATGAAGCCAAACAGTTTCTTGATTTTTTGAGAAGCGGTGGAAAAATATAG
- a CDS encoding L-threonylcarbamoyladenylate synthase, translating to MPTASLNEIVHAALSGQVVSFPTDTVPALAVSPPYSSLIFAAKKRTFDKPLILMAASAADLWDYVKGNQEEREIWQQMTEKHWPGSLTLVLPASEKVPKALNPKNPSTIGIRVPAHAIAREILGRTGVLATTSANLSGQEPLLTPSAIMTTFPSVTVLAPTERQAWGIINSGQPSTVARWQCQRWDILRQGAVFL from the coding sequence ATGCCTACTGCTTCTCTTAACGAAATTGTTCACGCGGCCCTAAGTGGTCAAGTGGTTTCTTTTCCCACGGATACAGTTCCCGCTTTAGCGGTTTCTCCCCCCTATTCTTCCCTGATTTTTGCCGCTAAAAAACGGACTTTTGATAAACCTTTAATTCTTATGGCGGCCTCAGCAGCAGATTTATGGGATTATGTCAAGGGAAATCAGGAAGAAAGGGAAATTTGGCAGCAAATGACCGAAAAACACTGGCCTGGGTCTCTAACTTTGGTTTTACCTGCTTCTGAAAAAGTACCAAAAGCTCTTAACCCTAAAAATCCTAGCACGATTGGTATCCGAGTTCCCGCTCATGCGATCGCAAGAGAAATTCTCGGTCGAACTGGTGTTTTAGCGACCACCAGTGCTAATCTTTCAGGACAAGAGCCTTTATTGACTCCATCCGCGATTATGACTACTTTTCCCTCGGTGACGGTGTTAGCACCCACAGAAAGGCAAGCATGGGGAATAATCAATAGTGGACAACCCTCCACCGTCGCGCGTTGGCAATGTCAAAGATGGGATATCTTACGACAAGGGGCAGTTTTTCTGTAA
- a CDS encoding sensor histidine kinase: MSKMGYLTTRGSFSVNMDDIDALKRELQQTRLAYHMAVAINHLKSSFLARVAHELRSPLSSMISLHQLILADLCESPAEEREFIAQGQLAGRKLMAMLDEMINLSKLESGTIPLEREIFSLTKLWQDWASLTYLQAANRNIQLKFSPLTDDIAIIADYQRLSSALVLLVDAAIANLASGSICISVSTLCEKKVTIVLEFPGEIPLWQMLEISPLSLESKLEEVKQFTQAFGLSPGLKFQLAKGIIEVSEGEMSLDQMDNNSQDKLTRIVFSLPRSLDRKTPRYND; encoded by the coding sequence ATGTCAAAGATGGGATATCTTACGACAAGGGGCAGTTTTTCTGTAAATATGGACGATATTGACGCTTTAAAACGGGAATTACAGCAAACTCGCCTCGCTTATCACATGGCTGTGGCAATTAATCACCTCAAAAGCAGTTTTTTGGCACGGGTTGCCCACGAATTGCGATCGCCATTGAGCAGTATGATCAGTCTCCATCAACTGATTCTCGCCGATCTTTGCGAAAGTCCGGCCGAAGAAAGGGAATTTATCGCCCAGGGGCAACTGGCGGGCCGTAAACTGATGGCAATGCTCGATGAAATGATTAATCTCTCCAAACTAGAGTCTGGTACTATACCTCTGGAGCGAGAAATTTTTTCTTTAACTAAACTCTGGCAAGATTGGGCAAGTTTAACCTATTTACAGGCAGCTAATCGCAATATTCAGCTTAAATTTAGCCCTTTAACCGATGATATTGCTATTATTGCCGATTATCAGCGTTTATCCTCCGCTCTTGTCCTTCTCGTTGATGCAGCGATCGCTAACTTAGCGAGTGGCTCTATTTGTATATCGGTAAGCACTCTTTGCGAGAAAAAAGTCACTATTGTCCTAGAATTTCCGGGGGAAATCCCTCTCTGGCAAATGCTAGAAATTTCCCCTTTGAGTTTAGAATCAAAGCTAGAAGAAGTAAAACAATTTACTCAAGCTTTTGGTCTTTCTCCCGGTCTTAAATTCCAGTTAGCGAAAGGCATTATCGAAGTTTCGGAGGGGGAAATGAGCTTAGATCAAATGGATAACAATAGTCAGGATAAGCTCACACGGATCGTTTTTTCTTTACCTCGATCGCTGGATAGGAAAACTCCTCGGTATAACGATTAA
- a CDS encoding GNAT family N-acetyltransferase: protein MIDCSQIQFDEDKSKIDLLQLRELFNLTAFWAIDRRLEDLATAIDYSDPVVTVWNERQLIGFARATSDGIYRATIWDVIVHPDYQGAGLGRKLVETVLAHPRINRVERVYLMTTNQENFYQRIGFQSNATTTMVLFNRYTEEFSYPAIEVKKKRSV from the coding sequence ATGATTGATTGTAGTCAGATTCAGTTTGACGAGGATAAAAGCAAGATAGATCTATTGCAACTACGAGAATTATTTAATTTAACCGCATTTTGGGCAATCGATCGCCGTTTAGAAGATTTAGCAACCGCAATTGACTATAGTGATCCAGTGGTGACGGTGTGGAATGAGCGGCAATTAATTGGTTTTGCTCGCGCCACTTCCGACGGCATTTATCGGGCAACTATTTGGGATGTGATTGTTCATCCCGATTATCAGGGAGCCGGTTTAGGGCGTAAATTAGTAGAAACAGTTTTGGCCCATCCCCGAATAAATCGGGTGGAAAGAGTCTATTTGATGACTACTAATCAAGAAAATTTTTACCAGCGCATTGGTTTCCAAAGCAACGCCACCACGACGATGGTATTATTTAATCGTTATACCGAGGAGTTTTCCTATCCAGCGATCGAGGTAAAGAAAAAACGATCCGTGTGA
- a CDS encoding carbohydrate kinase family protein, with protein sequence MLNNQRSSPVSVICLGEILYDLIADQSDRAIEQVTSWTTYAGGAPANVACGLRKLGINSAFIGCVGKDQRGEQLIALLDALGVDTTGVQYHPTLPTRQVYVTRDAGGDRHFAGFGGRKTTDFADTAINADLLPENLWKNADYLVMGTLGLAYPLSRRAMQRALELAKIYAVKVLIDINWRPVFWPNLEAAPDRIRDFIVQADLLKCSEEEARWLFGTDTPVRISSQYPNLGAILVTGGAKGSKYHLGENSGAVEAFSGEVVDTTGAGDGFVAGFLARASLGGDQIGENADLARNAVIYACAVGAMVTRAAGAIASQPTREQVAEFLAAFES encoded by the coding sequence ATGCTTAACAATCAAAGATCTTCGCCGGTGTCTGTAATTTGTTTAGGGGAAATCCTCTATGATCTAATTGCCGATCAAAGCGATCGCGCTATAGAGCAAGTAACTTCTTGGACAACCTACGCCGGGGGTGCGCCGGCAAACGTGGCCTGTGGATTGCGAAAATTGGGCATAAATTCGGCTTTTATCGGTTGTGTGGGCAAAGATCAACGCGGAGAACAGTTAATCGCCTTGCTAGACGCTCTCGGAGTCGATACCACTGGTGTACAGTATCACCCCACCCTACCTACCCGACAAGTTTATGTCACCCGCGATGCTGGGGGAGACAGACATTTTGCGGGTTTTGGCGGCAGAAAAACGACTGATTTTGCCGATACTGCCATTAATGCTGACCTATTGCCCGAAAATCTCTGGAAAAATGCCGATTATCTAGTGATGGGAACCCTAGGGTTAGCCTATCCCCTTTCCCGCCGGGCAATGCAACGCGCCCTCGAATTGGCTAAAATTTACGCTGTGAAAGTATTGATCGATATCAACTGGCGACCGGTTTTCTGGCCTAATCTTGAGGCCGCTCCTGATCGGATTCGAGATTTTATCGTCCAGGCCGATTTGCTCAAATGTAGTGAGGAAGAAGCAAGATGGTTATTTGGCACTGATACCCCCGTCAGAATATCATCACAATACCCCAATTTAGGGGCAATTCTGGTTACTGGCGGTGCAAAAGGCAGTAAATATCATTTAGGCGAAAATAGCGGTGCTGTCGAGGCTTTTTCCGGGGAGGTAGTGGATACAACTGGGGCGGGGGATGGCTTTGTGGCGGGTTTTTTAGCTCGTGCCAGTCTTGGAGGCGATCAAATCGGGGAAAATGCCGATTTAGCCCGTAATGCGGTGATTTATGCCTGTGCGGTGGGGGCAATGGTGACAAGGGCGGCAGGAGCGATCGCATCCCAACCGACTCGGGAACAGGTGGCGGAGTTTCTAGCGGCCTTTGAATCCTAG
- a CDS encoding YheT family hydrolase: MLAHPKTKTDNRTYTPPPLLKNGFAMTLYVSLKARETWQNTIAIPEPVYQETIFTGANAVPIYGIVSIPPQAKGTIIGTYGITGDLDNQWFLRILGRKAVARNYAVVLFDWRAHGKTAELSPTLTSDGIYEGLDFLHIAAQAQKMGCPAPFWFTGYSLGGQLALWGIKSAENQEDMGIDPVHIGGGAVICPNLDSNRSLSYLVQDPWGKHLEKAIARELRKLAKRIHKAHPDHIDPQAITRATTIAGFDRELVIKKLGFKTVFDYYAASSPLPFQPYLTKPTFILYAADDPLFSPAVIADLQAAIADNPHVELLLTNHGGHVGYISSLSCQRQWGDSDRWWAWNRVLDWFDQKTGK; encoded by the coding sequence ATGCTTGCCCATCCGAAGACGAAGACCGATAATCGCACCTACACTCCGCCCCCATTGCTGAAAAACGGTTTTGCCATGACTCTCTATGTGTCCCTAAAAGCGCGAGAAACCTGGCAAAATACGATCGCTATTCCCGAACCAGTCTATCAAGAAACCATTTTCACCGGGGCCAATGCCGTCCCCATCTACGGGATTGTTTCCATCCCCCCGCAAGCGAAAGGAACCATTATCGGCACCTACGGCATCACGGGAGACTTAGATAATCAATGGTTTTTAAGAATTTTAGGCAGAAAAGCCGTAGCAAGAAACTACGCAGTCGTCCTCTTCGATTGGCGCGCCCACGGTAAGACAGCCGAATTATCCCCGACTCTCACCTCCGATGGCATCTATGAAGGGCTAGATTTCCTTCATATTGCCGCCCAAGCCCAAAAAATGGGCTGTCCTGCTCCTTTTTGGTTCACGGGTTACTCTCTGGGGGGACAATTGGCCCTCTGGGGAATTAAATCGGCAGAGAATCAGGAAGATATGGGGATCGATCCCGTCCATATCGGTGGTGGTGCGGTAATTTGTCCTAATTTAGACTCTAATCGTTCTTTATCCTATCTCGTCCAAGATCCCTGGGGGAAACATTTGGAAAAAGCGATCGCCAGGGAATTACGCAAGTTAGCCAAACGCATCCATAAAGCTCATCCCGATCATATCGATCCTCAAGCAATTACTCGCGCCACCACGATTGCAGGATTCGATCGAGAATTAGTGATTAAAAAGCTAGGATTTAAGACAGTTTTTGACTATTATGCCGCTAGTAGTCCCTTGCCCTTTCAACCCTATTTAACTAAACCCACTTTTATCCTCTACGCGGCCGATGATCCCCTCTTTTCCCCCGCAGTTATTGCCGATCTGCAAGCAGCGATCGCTGATAATCCCCACGTGGAGCTACTCTTAACCAACCACGGTGGTCATGTGGGTTATATCAGCAGTTTATCCTGTCAGCGTCAGTGGGGCGATAGCGATCGCTGGTGGGCATGGAATCGGGTTTTAGACTGGTTTGACCAAAAAACTGGCAAATAA
- a CDS encoding DUF1818 family protein, with the protein MEKILKYGSGWRLGWNPKAAVYKGLIGGDDWAIELTEAEWQDLRRLLSQLTATMAAMATELMDEERITCEAESELLWVEADGFPDDYSLRFILYQGRGCEGNWSATALPELLAAWDNLLYNF; encoded by the coding sequence ATGGAAAAAATTCTCAAATATGGTTCAGGTTGGCGACTCGGTTGGAATCCTAAGGCAGCCGTTTATAAAGGATTAATTGGTGGTGATGATTGGGCGATCGAATTAACTGAGGCCGAGTGGCAAGATTTGCGTCGGTTACTATCACAATTGACCGCAACTATGGCGGCCATGGCCACAGAATTAATGGATGAAGAAAGAATTACTTGTGAAGCGGAAAGCGAGCTTTTATGGGTAGAAGCGGACGGATTTCCCGATGATTATTCCCTGCGATTTATTCTCTATCAAGGTCGCGGTTGTGAGGGCAATTGGTCAGCCACTGCCCTGCCAGAGTTGCTCGCCGCTTGGGACAATTTGCTTTACAATTTTTAA
- the lepB gene encoding signal peptidase I: MSKPSPFSVVSPPDAINSPKKDPWLAVNLSMFFPGLGQWYAHKNQKATIWAIAQVILIIVTIWSIFSPNGLVSWGLGGIVALVIVYISNIFDAHWSVYYSRQNNSLEKIPRKQKNPWFAVFANRIIPGLGQLYADKVSLGIILLTISLITLKMAHFFANILFLTPLITAIAVYHVYHTFPHQFHPHRHTYRSILALMVAAIFTWGIICNYFPDWLHQRIEFFQIPSESMLPTLAVGDRIFVSQSGNYQAERGDIIVFRTPEKIKQLEPKSGDFFIKRVIAIAGDTIEIQRGKVYLNRQVIEEPYTAELANYEIEFMTVPPKTLFVLGDNRNHSFDSHAWGFLPESYIVGQAYKVYWPLDRVQSLL, translated from the coding sequence ATGAGCAAACCGTCCCCTTTTTCGGTTGTTTCTCCTCCTGATGCGATTAATTCACCGAAAAAAGATCCTTGGTTAGCTGTCAATCTCTCGATGTTTTTCCCCGGTTTGGGACAATGGTATGCTCACAAAAACCAAAAAGCCACTATTTGGGCGATCGCTCAAGTAATATTAATAATTGTGACAATTTGGTCGATTTTTAGCCCCAATGGCCTTGTAAGCTGGGGATTAGGGGGAATAGTTGCCCTGGTTATCGTTTACATTAGCAATATTTTTGACGCTCACTGGAGTGTTTATTATTCCAGACAGAATAACAGCTTAGAGAAAATCCCCCGCAAACAGAAAAACCCGTGGTTTGCCGTCTTCGCTAACCGGATTATACCGGGATTAGGGCAATTGTACGCCGATAAGGTGAGCTTGGGGATAATTCTCCTGACTATATCCCTGATTACCCTGAAAATGGCTCATTTTTTTGCCAATATTCTCTTTCTTACCCCTTTAATTACAGCGATCGCTGTTTATCATGTTTACCACACTTTCCCCCATCAATTCCATCCCCATCGTCACACCTATCGTTCCATTTTGGCGCTGATGGTGGCAGCAATTTTTACTTGGGGAATTATCTGTAATTATTTTCCCGATTGGTTACATCAAAGAATAGAATTTTTCCAGATTCCTAGCGAATCCATGCTGCCTACCCTCGCAGTAGGTGATCGCATTTTCGTCAGTCAATCTGGTAATTATCAAGCGGAAAGAGGCGATATAATTGTTTTTAGAACTCCCGAAAAAATTAAGCAACTAGAGCCTAAGTCTGGAGATTTTTTTATTAAACGAGTCATCGCTATTGCCGGGGATACCATTGAAATCCAGAGGGGTAAAGTTTATCTCAACCGGCAAGTTATCGAGGAACCCTACACCGCCGAGTTAGCCAATTATGAAATAGAATTTATGACTGTACCCCCAAAAACCCTGTTTGTTTTAGGAGATAATCGTAACCATAGTTTTGATTCCCATGCTTGGGGTTTTTTGCCCGAAAGTTATATCGTTGGTCAAGCCTATAAAGTTTACTGGCCCCTCGATCGTGTCCAGTCCTTGCTATGA
- a CDS encoding glutathione S-transferase, with the protein MKRMTKIIILILIGFLSPLKALALPSPEDIPEEVLRAEIITSARSPLDNQPLTAAEYALLEEQLATSIYPPQINPKIRQLIALRRLQKLLQILIPFYR; encoded by the coding sequence ATGAAGCGAATGACAAAAATTATCATCCTCATCTTGATCGGTTTCTTATCGCCCCTAAAAGCCCTCGCTTTGCCCTCTCCCGAAGATATTCCCGAAGAAGTTTTACGAGCAGAAATTATCACTTCGGCTCGCTCGCCCCTTGATAATCAACCCCTAACTGCGGCAGAATATGCTTTACTGGAAGAACAGTTAGCCACCAGCATTTATCCCCCCCAAATTAATCCCAAGATTCGACAATTAATTGCCCTGAGAAGATTACAAAAACTCCTCCAGATATTGATACCTTTTTATCGTTAA
- a CDS encoding glutathione S-transferase family protein, with amino-acid sequence MLLLQFSTSHYCRKARLALGYKGIDYQVENLTPGLHILKLKPLTKGLTTVPVLIAQDEIIADSTAIFKYLEKVVPFPSFIPDGEREQNQAWLLEDWLDESIGVATRFVYYDYRAREGKSIDPSLSSQIIIKIVRQQYKITSARVKLAEERLENALKILEYWQNQAYLVADKLSVADMAATALLSPLALIPSYRQKYPWLFARIGDIHQQCREKLPPGLN; translated from the coding sequence ATGCTTTTACTTCAATTTAGCACCTCTCATTACTGTCGCAAAGCTCGTTTAGCACTAGGTTATAAGGGGATTGATTACCAAGTAGAAAATCTCACCCCCGGACTACATATTCTCAAACTCAAACCCCTAACCAAAGGGTTAACCACTGTCCCCGTTTTAATCGCACAAGATGAGATTATTGCCGATTCTACTGCCATTTTCAAATATTTAGAAAAAGTAGTTCCTTTCCCCTCCTTTATTCCCGACGGGGAAAGGGAACAAAATCAAGCTTGGTTACTAGAGGATTGGTTAGATGAAAGTATTGGAGTGGCGACTAGATTTGTCTATTATGATTATCGCGCCCGAGAGGGAAAATCGATCGATCCTTCCCTGAGTAGTCAAATAATTATCAAGATCGTGCGACAACAATATAAAATCACATCAGCCAGGGTAAAACTAGCGGAGGAGCGCTTAGAAAATGCCCTAAAGATTCTAGAATATTGGCAAAATCAAGCCTATTTGGTGGCAGATAAATTAAGTGTAGCCGACATGGCCGCCACTGCCCTACTGAGTCCTCTGGCTCTAATTCCGAGTTATCGTCAAAAATATCCCTGGTTGTTTGCTAGAATCGGGGACATTCATCAACAGTGTCGAGAAAAATTACCCCCCGGTTTAAATTAA
- a CDS encoding DUF4359 domain-containing protein, translated as MKLARLGGMVVGVVLGGIAAILLTTNPNRQDYEQYASQRLTSYLKDNVCARAQASIEMQALLRGYCKMLVDTGHPFLQEAIATKTTRKNFLIFSVYQTELSFPPPLPSYHFSSVGFLDKLYFYEALEL; from the coding sequence ATGAAATTGGCACGGTTAGGGGGAATGGTGGTAGGAGTGGTTTTAGGGGGAATTGCGGCTATATTGCTGACAACTAACCCCAATCGTCAAGATTACGAACAATACGCTTCCCAGAGGTTAACTAGCTATCTTAAGGATAATGTCTGCGCTCGGGCGCAAGCTTCGATCGAGATGCAAGCTCTCTTGCGGGGTTACTGTAAAATGTTGGTGGATACGGGTCATCCTTTTTTACAAGAAGCGATCGCCACTAAGACCACTAGAAAGAATTTTCTCATTTTCAGCGTTTATCAAACGGAATTATCGTTCCCTCCCCCTTTACCTAGTTATCACTTCAGCAGCGTCGGTTTTTTGGATAAATTATACTTCTACGAAGCTTTAGAACTGTAG
- a CDS encoding YdcF family protein, with the protein MAKKPKNVARKHRHWQRWLKLTLVAVFGFIILNLAINLALRWPINQQKPVDAILVLGGSIRREIYAANLARQYPDIPILISEGSKDPCILLLFERAKAPKTNVWLEKCANSTFGNFFFAVPILKQWQVHKVKVVTSPTHLPRAKWLAEIHLQSHGIAVEIDAVREIGVPGNRESKLKTGLDVARSIIWAFVGQLIYPPCWQVIPLNSVDLEAWRDQGFKCESQGKIR; encoded by the coding sequence ATGGCGAAAAAACCGAAAAATGTTGCGCGTAAACACCGGCATTGGCAAAGATGGTTAAAACTAACTCTGGTCGCAGTTTTTGGGTTTATTATCCTTAATTTAGCGATTAATTTAGCCCTCCGCTGGCCAATTAATCAACAAAAACCCGTTGATGCCATTTTAGTTTTGGGGGGCAGCATTCGTCGGGAAATTTATGCAGCCAATCTGGCCCGGCAATACCCCGATATACCGATTTTAATTTCCGAAGGCTCGAAAGACCCCTGTATTTTATTACTATTTGAACGAGCAAAAGCGCCAAAAACTAACGTCTGGTTAGAAAAGTGTGCTAATTCTACCTTCGGCAATTTTTTCTTTGCTGTGCCAATTTTAAAACAATGGCAAGTACATAAAGTAAAAGTTGTCACCTCTCCTACTCATTTACCCCGCGCTAAATGGTTAGCAGAAATTCACTTGCAATCCCACGGTATAGCAGTAGAAATCGATGCAGTTAGAGAAATTGGTGTGCCGGGTAATCGCGAATCAAAGCTAAAAACTGGGTTAGATGTGGCTAGAAGTATAATTTGGGCTTTTGTGGGACAATTAATCTATCCCCCCTGTTGGCAAGTCATTCCCTTAAATTCCGTTGATTTAGAAGCTTGGCGCGATCAAGGTTTTAAATGTGAATCTCAAGGTAAGATCAGGTAA